One Rissa tridactyla isolate bRisTri1 chromosome 1, bRisTri1.patW.cur.20221130, whole genome shotgun sequence DNA segment encodes these proteins:
- the ADM2 gene encoding protein ADM2 isoform X1 — MRAPRLALGCISLALCLLELPHGLALPRGRSPRRREPPDRRPSPAPLLGEPPGPQPPAPLQPAGGPPRHGPLVPRHSPKLAPRHGPLVPRHGQKLIPRQGPQLTPRHGPLVPRHRPFIPRHSPKFIPRHGPLVPRHGPQLAPRHRLLIPRRRPLVPHRGPKLAPPAQTPAGPPSWPRRGAAAWGARPAARGGAAAARAAAAGGLRAGHLPGAEPEPPPLATDGPVGPPGLIPHEPQQPPQLRVRGGDTRTHRSRRPCPPCPAGPPLKCFQSQTWLGSLRTSLGGPGAPRQSPAPATAPPGTRQRPHGGSVVLPPLPPEPHGADRSTGAGQEGGGPWWPLVARGGRRRRVQGAAGDPADCSSTLCKRPRSPLTQQLSTRPWHARPRGGPAPLLPPIVPHCSPSPPPQTPPCPAGQLGCEGEGGPAPAPPARAGAQGSPQHRPPRVPVRAQHLGGPTPPPGEDGVPFPWHPVSPPVQPPALRRDGDRVLVGARG, encoded by the coding sequence GGAGCCCCCGGACCGGagaccctccccagccccgctcctcggGGAGCCCCCAGgaccgcagccccccgccccgctgcagCCAGCCGGCGGCCCCCCCCGGCATGgacccctcgtcccacggcacaGCCCGAAGCTCGCCCCCCGGCACGGACCCCTCGTCCCCCGACATGGCCAGAAGCTCATCCCACGCCAGGGACCCCAGCTCACCCCCCGGCACGGACCCCTCGTCCCCCGGCACAGACCCTTCATCCCACGGCACAGCCCGAAGTTCATCCCACGCCACGGACCCCTCGTCCCACGCCACGGCCCCCAGCTCGCCCCCCGGCACCGACTGCTCATCCCGCGGCGCAGACCCCTGGTCCCGCATCGGGGCCCGAAGCTGGCCCCCCCGGCACAGACCCCGGCTGGCCCCCCATCCTGGCCACGGCGCGGTGCCGCGGCATGGGGTGCGCGGCCGGCGGCACGCGGCGGGGCGGCTGCAGCACGGGCAGCTGCTGCGGGTGGGCTGCGTGCTGGGCACCTGCCAGGTGCAGAACCTGAGCCACCGCCTCTGGCAACTGATGGGCCAGTCGGGCCGCCAGGACTCATCCCCCATGaaccccaacagcccccacagctacgggtgagggggggggacacacggacacacCGCAGCAGACGGccgtgccccccctgccccgcgggACCCCCACTAAAGTGCTTCCAGAGTCAGACGTGGCTGGGCTCCCTCCGCACCTCTCTGGGGGGGCCCGGTGccccccggcagagcccggcTCCGGCCACGGCCCCACCAGGGACACGGCAGCGTCCCCACGGAGGGAGTGTTGTTCTCCCCCCCCTGCCACCGGAGCCCCATGGAGCGGACAGGAGCACGGGCGCAGGGCAAGAAGGCGGTGGCCCGTGGTGGCCGTTGGTGGCCCGTggtggccggcggcggcgggtccaAGGGGCGGCGGGGGATCCTGCTGACTGCAGCAGCACCTTGTGCAAGAGGCCGCGCTCCCCCCTGACTCAGCAGCTCAGCACCCGGCCATGGCACGCACGGCCCCGGGGGgggccagccccgctgctgccccccaTTGTACCCCACTGCAGCCCCTCGCCCCCACCCCAGACCCCCCCGTGCCCAGCAGGGCAGCTCGGCTGCGAGGGGGAAGGGGGTCCTGCTCCAGCTCCCCCAGCCAGGGCGGGGGCACAGGGCAGTCCCCAGCACCGTCCCCCACGCGTCCCAGTTCGGGCTCAGCACCTCGGGGGTCCCACCCCTCCCCCGGGGGAGGATGGTGTCCCCTTCCCCTGgcaccctgtgtcccccccagtacagcccccagccctgcggcGAGACGGGGACCGGGTGCTGGTGGGCGCCAGGGGATGA